The Halarchaeum grantii genome includes a window with the following:
- a CDS encoding mechanosensitive ion channel family protein, with the protein MPWPPEIQEFVVQATRFVHDFGVVFAVLAIVVSWYAGRVLTGVLGRRVARRFMRPSVTRTVLRLIRTGVLFVGVVVALWTVGLGLGNLFVSVTVFSAVLGIVLAPIVGSVINGIFVLADQPYEIGDMIEFTETGQRGFVEDITLRYTKVFTLDNTFLVMPNGEMREANIVNYSAEDERTRLSLTVQVTYESDVEAAREAMERAAARCEEVIEGGPDIRIGSARYPAKPTCYLDEYADSGIDLTLRYWAKQPYRLPGIRSNVQRAIREEFEAREDVAFAYPHVQHVFDEESGEANVALRRRP; encoded by the coding sequence ATGCCGTGGCCGCCCGAGATTCAGGAGTTCGTCGTGCAGGCCACGCGGTTCGTCCACGACTTCGGCGTCGTCTTCGCCGTCCTCGCCATCGTCGTCAGCTGGTACGCCGGGCGCGTGCTCACGGGCGTGCTCGGCCGCCGGGTCGCGCGACGCTTCATGCGGCCGTCGGTGACGCGCACCGTCCTGCGCCTCATCCGGACGGGCGTGCTCTTCGTGGGCGTCGTCGTCGCGCTCTGGACGGTCGGGCTCGGTCTCGGGAACCTCTTCGTCTCCGTGACGGTGTTCTCGGCGGTGCTCGGCATCGTGCTCGCGCCGATCGTCGGGAGCGTCATCAACGGGATCTTCGTGCTCGCCGACCAGCCCTACGAGATCGGCGACATGATCGAGTTCACGGAGACCGGCCAACGCGGGTTCGTCGAGGACATCACCCTGCGGTACACGAAGGTGTTCACGCTCGACAACACCTTCCTCGTGATGCCGAACGGGGAGATGCGCGAGGCGAACATCGTGAACTACTCGGCGGAGGACGAGCGCACGCGCCTCTCGCTGACGGTGCAGGTGACCTACGAGAGCGACGTGGAGGCGGCGCGCGAGGCGATGGAGCGCGCGGCGGCGCGCTGTGAGGAGGTCATCGAGGGCGGCCCGGACATCCGTATCGGGAGCGCGCGCTACCCGGCGAAACCGACGTGCTACCTCGATGAGTACGCGGACAGCGGGATCGACCTGACGCTGCGCTACTGGGCGAAACAGCCGTATCGACTCCCCGGCATCCGCTCGAACGTCCAGCGTGCGATCCGCGAGGAGTTCGAGGCGCGCGAGGACGTCGCGTTCGCCTACCCGCACGTCCAGCACGTCTTCGACGAGGAGAGCGGGGAGGCGAACGTGGCGCTCAGACGGCGGCCGTGA
- a CDS encoding universal stress protein, whose product MTTVVVPVRYPLTRHSRATLRAAIDLAEERDAGLTVLHVDLYQNDHRVTWSDLKHAVERSFGQLDNARYVVRRSFLVEETILDEVAAEDADVVVIGSAQASRWRRALRSLLGEPDIEAYLREQLDCELVTAAV is encoded by the coding sequence ATGACCACCGTCGTCGTGCCGGTCCGCTACCCGCTCACCCGACACTCGCGCGCGACGCTCCGTGCCGCCATCGACCTCGCGGAGGAGCGCGACGCCGGCCTCACCGTCCTCCACGTCGACCTCTACCAGAACGACCACCGCGTCACGTGGAGCGACCTCAAGCACGCCGTCGAGCGCTCCTTCGGCCAACTGGACAACGCCCGCTACGTCGTCCGGCGTTCCTTCCTCGTCGAGGAGACCATCCTCGACGAAGTCGCCGCCGAGGACGCCGACGTCGTCGTCATCGGGAGCGCGCAGGCCTCGCGCTGGCGGCGCGCGCTCCGCTCGCTCCTCGGCGAACCCGACATCGAGGCCTACCTCCGCGAGCAACTCGACTGCGAACTCGTCACGGCCGCCGTCTGA
- a CDS encoding DUF5816 domain-containing protein, with the protein MFEFETGDGETVYVAEDDGERGDEGPFMAVYRTPDREVRYGWYCTNCESIDNAMDAMGRIECNVCGNWRKPDEWDAAHE; encoded by the coding sequence ATGTTCGAGTTCGAGACCGGCGACGGCGAGACGGTCTACGTCGCCGAGGACGATGGCGAGCGCGGCGACGAGGGGCCGTTCATGGCCGTCTATCGGACGCCCGACCGGGAGGTCCGCTACGGGTGGTACTGCACGAACTGCGAGTCGATCGACAACGCGATGGACGCGATGGGGCGCATCGAGTGCAACGTCTGCGGGAACTGGCGCAAGCCGGACGAGTGGGACGCCGCGCACGAGTAA
- a CDS encoding DUF7116 family protein, whose product MVPSNTPPVDEAREIFTDLGYEVTGDAGNSFRAAREWKEVDVLAVTDDVSTGDGDRMRCFVTWNDHVERLERALDADDHDYEWAVIGVAEDGEYQVARAPPTP is encoded by the coding sequence ATGGTACCGAGTAACACGCCTCCGGTGGACGAAGCGCGCGAGATCTTCACCGACCTCGGCTACGAGGTCACCGGCGACGCCGGCAACAGCTTCCGCGCCGCGCGCGAGTGGAAGGAGGTCGACGTCCTCGCGGTGACCGACGACGTGAGCACCGGCGATGGCGACCGCATGCGCTGTTTCGTGACGTGGAACGACCACGTCGAGCGACTCGAACGCGCGCTCGACGCCGACGACCACGACTACGAGTGGGCGGTCATCGGCGTCGCCGAGGACGGGGAGTATCAGGTCGCACGCGCCCCGCCGACGCCGTAG
- a CDS encoding mechanosensitive ion channel domain-containing protein produces MPTVSTVVNDTVQGFVDGIVSALPKILTGVVFLVIAYAVIRTVLWGVGVVVSRTTDQEIYVQFARTLIGVFLWFGAILAFLTLVGLPSIAAALGTASGFLALGVSYALSGMLADAVAGIYLLRDPDFNPGDRVVAGDTDGTVAEIELRKTRFDVGDDVVVRANADVEKKWTKKGEPSASE; encoded by the coding sequence ATGCCCACCGTGAGCACCGTCGTCAACGACACCGTGCAGGGGTTCGTCGACGGCATCGTCAGCGCGCTCCCGAAGATACTCACCGGCGTCGTCTTCCTCGTCATCGCCTACGCCGTCATCAGAACCGTCCTCTGGGGCGTCGGCGTCGTCGTCTCGCGCACCACCGACCAGGAGATATACGTCCAGTTCGCGCGCACGCTCATCGGCGTCTTCCTCTGGTTCGGCGCGATCCTCGCCTTCCTCACCCTCGTCGGCCTCCCGAGCATCGCCGCCGCGCTCGGCACCGCCTCCGGCTTCCTCGCGCTCGGCGTCTCCTACGCGCTCAGCGGGATGCTCGCGGACGCCGTCGCCGGCATCTACCTCCTGCGCGACCCCGACTTCAACCCGGGCGACCGCGTCGTCGCCGGCGACACCGACGGCACCGTGGCCGAGATCGAACTCCGCAAGACGCGCTTCGACGTCGGCGACGACGTCGTCGTGCGCGCCAACGCGGACGTCGAGAAGAAGTGGACGAAGAAGGGCGAGCCGAGCGCGAGCGAGTAG
- a CDS encoding metal-dependent hydrolase has translation MFVGHETIAFALVALLAYRYGLGRERALALGVAAGLFAAVPDVDMAYAPLGLLAADASSPLAAADAFWSASTAVHRAVTHSLVLAPLAAATFALAASRRYRVLAGVGTLALVGTAAVVSGGLGAAVIAVYCATGIAVAVLVARFLDLGVGALAATALAGLVTHPFGDLLTGEPPHFLYPFAEHLLTARPVLFADPTLDLLAAFALELACIWAGVYAYHRVSGVPMRRHLHGRAAAGGAYALAALVITPPTLQVSYHFVFSVAAVGVVGLVQPLKRRLPDAPTALVTGLAAVTAAGVGYTLAYLLL, from the coding sequence ATGTTCGTCGGCCACGAAACCATCGCGTTCGCGCTGGTCGCCCTCCTCGCGTACCGGTACGGCCTCGGGCGTGAACGCGCGCTCGCGCTCGGCGTCGCCGCCGGCCTCTTCGCCGCCGTGCCCGACGTCGACATGGCGTACGCGCCCCTCGGCCTCCTCGCCGCCGACGCGTCGTCCCCGCTCGCCGCCGCCGACGCCTTCTGGAGCGCGAGCACCGCCGTCCACCGCGCGGTCACGCACTCGCTGGTGCTCGCACCGCTCGCCGCCGCGACGTTCGCGCTCGCCGCCAGCCGCCGCTACCGCGTCCTCGCCGGCGTCGGCACGCTCGCACTCGTCGGCACCGCGGCGGTCGTCTCCGGCGGCCTCGGCGCCGCCGTCATCGCCGTCTACTGCGCCACCGGCATCGCCGTCGCCGTCCTCGTCGCGCGCTTCCTCGACCTCGGCGTCGGCGCGCTCGCCGCGACGGCGCTCGCCGGCCTCGTCACGCACCCGTTCGGCGACCTGCTCACCGGGGAGCCACCGCACTTCCTCTACCCGTTCGCCGAGCACCTGCTCACCGCGCGCCCCGTGCTCTTCGCGGACCCCACGCTCGACCTCCTCGCCGCGTTCGCGCTCGAGCTCGCGTGCATCTGGGCGGGCGTCTACGCGTACCACCGCGTCTCCGGCGTCCCGATGCGCCGTCACCTCCACGGCCGCGCGGCCGCCGGCGGCGCGTACGCGCTCGCCGCCCTCGTCATCACCCCACCCACCCTGCAAGTGTCGTACCACTTCGTCTTCAGCGTCGCCGCCGTCGGCGTCGTCGGCCTCGTCCAACCGCTGAAGCGCCGCCTCCCCGACGCGCCGACGGCGCTCGTCACGGGCCTCGCCGCCGTCACGGCCGCCGGCGTCGGCTACACCCTCGCCTACCTCCTCCTGTAG
- a CDS encoding dodecin, producing MVYKKIDLVGTSTESFEDAVDDALDRADETLDNVSWAEVVEQRVGIEGRDERQYQVEVEVAFGLGDSED from the coding sequence ATGGTCTACAAGAAGATCGACCTCGTCGGCACCAGCACGGAGAGCTTCGAGGACGCCGTCGACGACGCGCTCGACCGCGCCGATGAGACGCTCGACAACGTCTCGTGGGCGGAAGTCGTCGAACAGCGCGTCGGCATCGAGGGCCGCGACGAACGACAGTATCAGGTGGAAGTCGAAGTCGCCTTCGGCCTCGGCGACAGCGAGGACTGA
- a CDS encoding HesB/IscA family protein, with translation MSTTADGGAETRTVTVTEDAAEQALALLESEELDTDVAGLRLFVQQGGCAGLSYGMRFDDAPEDDDTIVEAHGLRVFVDPSSEKYIAGSKLDYENGLQAAGFNVENPNVEAECGCGESFRT, from the coding sequence ATGAGCACGACCGCCGACGGTGGCGCGGAGACCCGGACGGTCACCGTCACCGAGGACGCCGCCGAGCAGGCGCTCGCCCTACTGGAGAGCGAGGAACTGGACACGGACGTCGCGGGCCTGCGCCTCTTCGTCCAGCAGGGGGGCTGTGCCGGCCTCTCCTACGGGATGCGCTTCGACGACGCCCCCGAGGACGACGACACCATCGTCGAGGCCCACGGCCTCCGCGTCTTCGTCGACCCCTCCAGCGAGAAGTACATCGCCGGCAGCAAGCTCGACTACGAGAACGGCCTGCAGGCCGCCGGTTTCAACGTCGAGAACCCGAACGTCGAGGCCGAGTGCGGCTGTGGCGAGTCCTTCCGGACCTGA
- the hisD gene encoding histidinol dehydrogenase, translated as MEPAALADLGPARRRALFERDAGIDAVRDDVRDIVSRVREEGDAALREFASEFDGVEVGNLDVSDQAERAYDEIDDDVRDAIETAVENVRAFHEAQLPEDWTREFDGRELGRRFRPVERVGAYVPGGAATYPSSVVMTVVPATVAGVEQVAVATPPAEELNPVTLAACHAAGADRVYAAGGAQAIAALAYGTETVDRTQLVVGPGNKWVTAAKAEVRGDVEIDFLAGPSEVCVVADDTCTPEFVAADLLAQAEHDPNASVVAVTDDEATADAICDAVAAGLAGRERADVIEAALDSDASGVFHARSMSEAVLFAEEYAAEHLSVQAADDEAILERIDNAGSVFLGPYTPVAAGDYATGTNHVLPTNAGAKVQGGLSVDTFLRASTVQRLDEGALADLRDTVTTLADAEGLEAHERSVDVRFDDD; from the coding sequence ATCGAGCCAGCGGCGCTCGCGGACCTCGGTCCGGCGCGTCGACGCGCGCTCTTCGAGCGCGACGCCGGCATCGACGCCGTCCGCGACGACGTCCGCGACATCGTCTCGCGCGTCCGCGAGGAGGGCGACGCCGCGCTCCGCGAGTTCGCGAGCGAGTTCGACGGCGTCGAGGTCGGGAACCTCGACGTGAGCGATCAGGCCGAGCGCGCCTACGACGAGATCGACGACGACGTGCGCGACGCCATCGAGACCGCCGTCGAGAACGTCCGGGCGTTCCACGAGGCCCAGCTCCCCGAGGACTGGACGCGCGAGTTCGACGGCCGCGAATTGGGGAGGCGGTTCCGGCCCGTCGAGCGCGTCGGCGCGTACGTCCCGGGCGGGGCCGCCACCTACCCCTCCAGCGTCGTGATGACCGTCGTCCCGGCGACGGTCGCGGGCGTCGAGCAGGTCGCGGTCGCGACCCCACCCGCGGAGGAGCTGAACCCCGTGACGCTCGCCGCCTGCCACGCCGCGGGCGCGGACCGCGTGTACGCCGCCGGCGGCGCGCAGGCCATCGCCGCGCTCGCGTACGGCACGGAGACGGTCGACCGAACCCAACTCGTCGTCGGCCCCGGGAACAAGTGGGTGACCGCCGCGAAGGCCGAGGTGCGCGGCGACGTCGAAATCGACTTCTTGGCGGGCCCCTCCGAGGTCTGCGTCGTCGCCGACGACACCTGCACGCCCGAGTTCGTCGCCGCCGACCTGCTCGCGCAGGCCGAGCACGACCCGAACGCCTCCGTCGTCGCCGTGACGGACGACGAGGCGACCGCCGACGCCATCTGCGACGCCGTCGCGGCGGGTCTCGCGGGCCGCGAGCGCGCGGACGTCATCGAGGCCGCGCTCGACTCGGACGCGAGCGGCGTCTTCCACGCGCGCTCGATGAGCGAGGCCGTGCTGTTCGCCGAGGAGTACGCCGCCGAGCACCTCTCCGTTCAGGCCGCCGACGACGAGGCGATCCTCGAGCGAATCGACAACGCGGGGAGCGTCTTCCTCGGGCCGTACACGCCCGTCGCCGCCGGCGACTACGCGACCGGGACGAACCACGTCCTCCCGACGAACGCCGGCGCGAAGGTACAGGGCGGCCTCTCTGTCGACACTTTCCTCCGCGCGAGCACCGTCCAGCGCCTCGATGAGGGCGCGCTCGCCGACCTCCGCGACACCGTCACGACGCTCGCGGACGCGGAGGGCCTCGAAGCCCACGAGCGAAGCGTCGACGTCCGCTTCGACGACGACTGA
- a CDS encoding class I SAM-dependent methyltransferase: MVPSTVRAALADQPVSGAVCLEAGAGVGNTTVGLLDAGAERVYAITDDAAHARTTRERVGVDERAAVLEADLCATPLPADSVDLVTAHGLCNVLAPAALDAVLAEFARVAAPGARLLVNDYDPLPTGARMRDVVAVENAAHELAFGEAALTFYPARHLRRLCEGWGWAFERERTLLEPVPWTSQHVRAHLGAARDAARALDGGVAAGLREDVARLDADVESEDAGRMYGLAFRRPA, translated from the coding sequence ATGGTGCCCTCGACGGTGCGCGCGGCGCTCGCCGACCAGCCCGTTTCGGGTGCGGTCTGTCTGGAGGCGGGCGCGGGCGTCGGCAACACCACCGTCGGCCTGCTCGACGCCGGCGCCGAGCGCGTCTACGCCATCACGGACGACGCCGCGCACGCCCGAACGACGCGCGAGCGCGTCGGCGTCGACGAGCGCGCCGCGGTTCTGGAGGCCGACCTGTGCGCGACGCCGCTCCCCGCCGACTCGGTGGACCTCGTGACGGCGCACGGTCTCTGTAACGTGCTCGCGCCCGCCGCGCTCGACGCCGTGCTCGCCGAGTTCGCGCGCGTCGCCGCGCCCGGCGCGCGCCTCCTCGTGAACGACTACGACCCGCTCCCAACGGGCGCGCGGATGCGCGACGTCGTCGCCGTCGAGAACGCCGCCCACGAACTCGCGTTCGGTGAGGCGGCGCTGACGTTCTACCCGGCGCGCCACCTGCGACGGCTCTGCGAGGGCTGGGGGTGGGCGTTCGAGCGCGAGCGCACGCTCCTGGAGCCGGTGCCGTGGACGAGCCAGCACGTTCGGGCGCACCTCGGCGCGGCGCGCGACGCCGCGCGCGCGCTCGACGGCGGCGTCGCCGCCGGCCTGCGCGAGGACGTCGCCCGACTCGACGCCGACGTCGAGAGCGAGGACGCCGGGCGGATGTACGGGCTCGCATTTCGCCGCCCCGCTTAG
- a CDS encoding aldo/keto reductase, with amino-acid sequence METRPLGGTGHDSTVMTFGAIALNWLEQEGANQMVEHVLDAGVNHFDVAPTYGDAELKLGPKLRQHRDEIFLGCKTQERDYEGARRKLERSLDRLGVETIDLYQVHGLEYEHELEEITSEDGALAAIRDAKAEGLIDHIGLTSHADPGLILDAVERIDDLETLMFPMNSVVVGKDDDEHDYAGVLERAAEEDIGTLGIKAFARGPWDNRPEHDRPFSNWYEPVDTPAEIEERFDFAASQGLTSVINPGDPKLVAMVLAAARNYDGMDDAAQRSLVERLRHEDSPVPEQLHH; translated from the coding sequence ATGGAGACTCGTCCGCTCGGCGGGACCGGCCACGACAGCACCGTGATGACGTTCGGCGCGATCGCGCTGAACTGGCTCGAACAGGAGGGCGCGAACCAGATGGTCGAGCACGTGCTCGACGCCGGCGTCAACCACTTCGACGTCGCGCCGACGTACGGCGACGCCGAACTCAAGCTCGGCCCGAAGCTCCGCCAGCACCGCGATGAGATCTTCCTCGGCTGCAAGACACAGGAGCGCGACTACGAGGGCGCGCGCCGCAAGCTCGAGCGCTCGCTCGACCGCCTCGGTGTCGAGACCATCGACCTCTATCAGGTCCACGGCCTCGAGTACGAGCACGAACTCGAGGAGATAACGAGCGAGGACGGCGCGCTCGCGGCGATCCGCGACGCGAAGGCGGAGGGGCTCATCGACCACATCGGGCTGACGAGCCACGCCGACCCCGGACTCATCCTCGACGCCGTCGAGCGCATCGACGACCTCGAGACGCTGATGTTCCCGATGAACTCCGTCGTCGTCGGGAAGGACGACGACGAGCACGACTACGCGGGCGTGCTCGAGCGCGCCGCTGAGGAGGACATCGGAACGCTCGGCATCAAGGCGTTCGCGCGCGGGCCGTGGGACAACCGCCCCGAGCACGACCGGCCGTTCTCGAACTGGTACGAGCCGGTGGACACGCCCGCCGAAATCGAGGAGCGATTCGACTTCGCGGCCTCGCAGGGGCTGACGAGCGTCATCAACCCCGGTGACCCGAAGCTCGTCGCGATGGTGCTGGCGGCCGCCCGGAACTACGACGGGATGGACGACGCCGCCCAGCGCTCGCTCGTCGAGCGACTCCGCCACGAGGACAGCCCGGTCCCCGAGCAACTCCACCACTAG
- a CDS encoding APC family permease: MEGPHEPERSGTNEAGESPTQVGHPADAEAEASVTEEGTELERSIGLVGGVAIGVGTMIGAGIFVFPGLAAGQAGPAAAGSFAIGAVIALLVALPASELATAMPKSGGGYYFISRALGALPGAVVGISIWLGLVFATAFYLVGFGNYAAELLVQAGIGASIGGLGVVTPLALVFGVLLTGLNLFGTENAAKLQNYVVGLLLTILVLFLGYGGLDAVGVFGRATTPETFLPFGVAPVFTTAALVFTSYLGFAQVATVAGDIKNPGRNLPLAMVGSVLIVGVLYVGTIFVATSAMGSLALGRAGETAIVDVAAELFGVAGVFAILVAGLLATVSSANASILSTSRAVFAVSKDALIPQQASRMNLKYGTPHVALAMAGGPVLVLVALGETEVLAEVASFLHLIMYGLMCVALIALRRDEPEWYDPDFRVPAYRVVAGLGALASFGLIFFMQRASQIIGLVVMVAAAGWYKYYASDVSLKGVL, encoded by the coding sequence ATGGAAGGGCCACACGAACCAGAACGGAGCGGAACGAACGAGGCGGGTGAATCGCCGACGCAGGTAGGGCACCCGGCGGACGCCGAGGCGGAGGCGTCCGTCACCGAGGAGGGGACCGAGCTCGAACGCTCCATCGGCCTCGTCGGCGGCGTCGCCATCGGCGTCGGGACGATGATCGGCGCCGGCATCTTCGTCTTCCCCGGGCTCGCCGCCGGTCAAGCGGGCCCGGCGGCCGCCGGCTCGTTCGCCATCGGCGCCGTCATCGCCCTCCTCGTGGCGCTTCCCGCGTCCGAGCTCGCCACCGCGATGCCGAAATCCGGCGGGGGCTACTACTTCATCTCGCGCGCGCTCGGCGCGCTCCCCGGCGCGGTGGTCGGCATCAGCATCTGGCTCGGCCTCGTCTTCGCGACCGCGTTCTACCTCGTCGGCTTCGGGAACTACGCCGCCGAGCTGCTCGTGCAGGCCGGCATCGGGGCCTCCATCGGCGGCCTCGGCGTCGTCACACCGCTCGCGCTCGTCTTCGGCGTGCTCCTCACCGGTCTCAACCTCTTCGGTACCGAGAACGCCGCGAAGCTCCAGAACTACGTCGTCGGCCTCCTCCTCACCATCCTCGTCCTCTTCCTCGGCTACGGTGGCCTCGACGCCGTCGGCGTCTTCGGGCGCGCCACCACCCCGGAGACGTTCCTTCCGTTCGGCGTCGCGCCCGTCTTCACGACGGCCGCGCTCGTCTTCACCTCCTACCTCGGCTTCGCGCAGGTCGCCACCGTCGCCGGCGACATCAAGAACCCCGGGCGGAACCTCCCGCTCGCGATGGTCGGGAGCGTCCTCATCGTCGGCGTCCTCTACGTCGGCACCATCTTCGTCGCGACGAGCGCGATGGGGTCGCTCGCGCTCGGACGCGCCGGCGAGACCGCCATCGTCGACGTCGCGGCCGAACTGTTCGGCGTCGCGGGCGTCTTCGCCATCCTCGTCGCCGGCCTCCTCGCCACCGTCTCCTCCGCGAACGCCTCCATCCTCTCCACCTCGCGCGCGGTGTTCGCCGTCAGCAAGGACGCGCTCATCCCCCAGCAGGCCAGCCGCATGAACCTCAAGTACGGGACGCCACACGTCGCGCTCGCGATGGCTGGCGGGCCCGTCCTCGTCCTCGTCGCGCTCGGCGAAACCGAGGTGCTCGCCGAAGTCGCGTCCTTCCTCCACCTCATCATGTACGGCCTGATGTGCGTCGCGCTCATCGCGCTGCGCCGCGACGAACCCGAGTGGTACGACCCGGACTTCCGCGTGCCCGCCTACCGCGTCGTCGCCGGCCTCGGCGCGCTCGCGAGCTTCGGGCTCATCTTCTTCATGCAGCGCGCCTCCCAGATCATCGGCCTCGTGGTCATGGTCGCGGCCGCCGGATGGTACAAGTACTACGCGAGCGACGTCAGCCTCAAAGGGGTGCTCTAA
- a CDS encoding universal stress protein — protein sequence MTQTTDDLAIREPPKVLVPVEVLEGESVSESLAAFLAPADVVVLGYHVLPEQTPTEQASMQFEERAQTAVDDLAAVFRDVGVTVETRVAFTHDRDQTVERVAADVGATAVLLPNPVGDVSDVLVPIRGVVDRERLADLVATLLADGDGEVTLWGLGSDEYDAEAAVEAARESLAERGLDTARITTETSPADSPVHDIVSRSADFDVIVMGAGEGSLWSVLFGGESERVAEGAVAPVLVVRDREAVGD from the coding sequence ATGACTCAGACCACAGACGACCTCGCGATCCGCGAACCGCCGAAGGTGCTCGTGCCCGTCGAAGTGCTCGAGGGCGAATCCGTCTCGGAGTCGCTCGCCGCGTTCCTCGCGCCCGCCGACGTGGTCGTGCTCGGCTACCACGTCCTCCCGGAGCAAACACCGACCGAACAGGCGAGCATGCAGTTCGAGGAGCGCGCACAGACCGCCGTCGATGACCTCGCCGCCGTCTTCCGCGACGTCGGCGTCACCGTCGAGACGCGCGTCGCGTTCACGCACGACCGCGACCAGACCGTCGAGCGCGTCGCCGCCGACGTCGGTGCGACCGCCGTCCTCCTCCCGAACCCCGTCGGCGACGTCTCGGACGTCCTCGTCCCGATCCGCGGCGTCGTCGACCGCGAGCGCCTCGCCGACCTCGTCGCTACCCTCCTCGCGGACGGCGACGGCGAAGTGACGCTCTGGGGGCTCGGGAGCGACGAGTACGACGCCGAGGCCGCCGTCGAGGCCGCACGCGAGAGCCTCGCCGAGCGCGGCCTCGACACCGCCCGCATCACCACCGAGACGAGTCCCGCCGACTCGCCGGTCCACGACATCGTCTCGCGCTCGGCCGACTTCGACGTCATCGTCATGGGCGCGGGCGAGGGGTCGCTCTGGTCCGTGCTCTTCGGCGGGGAGTCCGAGCGCGTCGCCGAGGGCGCCGTCGCGCCCGTGCTCGTCGTGCGCGACCGAGAAGCCGTAGGCGACTAG
- the asd gene encoding aspartate-semialdehyde dehydrogenase produces the protein MTRVAVLGATGAVGQRFIQLLSEHPEFDIAALTASSSSAGKPYHEAAKWRVDTPIPEAVRDVEVVETDPDAIPNDVDLVFSSLPSSVAERVEHGFCEAGYVVSSNSSNERAAEDVPLVIPEVNAEHLDLIEVQRDNRGWDGALVKNPNCSTITMVPTLAALTDFGLERVHVSTLQAVSGAGYSGVTSMEILDNVIPYIGGEEEKMETESRKLLGEFDGSEIRWHDVDVSASCNRVATLDGHLENVWAELSENPTIADIYEAFEAYPSQELHSAPDPLIETFDEPDRPQPRLDRFLGDGMAVAAGGVQETPAGIQYNCLAHNTIRGAAGASVLNGELLARDGWL, from the coding sequence ATGACTCGCGTAGCCGTACTCGGAGCGACTGGTGCCGTCGGCCAGCGTTTCATCCAACTGCTCTCCGAGCATCCGGAGTTCGACATCGCCGCACTGACCGCCTCCAGTTCCTCGGCCGGGAAGCCGTATCACGAGGCCGCGAAGTGGCGCGTCGACACGCCGATTCCGGAGGCCGTTCGGGACGTCGAGGTCGTCGAGACGGACCCGGACGCCATCCCGAACGACGTCGACCTCGTCTTCTCCTCGCTCCCCTCTTCGGTCGCCGAACGCGTCGAGCACGGCTTCTGTGAGGCGGGCTACGTCGTCTCCTCGAACTCCTCGAACGAGCGCGCCGCCGAGGACGTGCCGCTCGTCATCCCCGAGGTGAACGCCGAGCACCTCGACCTCATCGAGGTCCAGCGCGATAATCGGGGATGGGACGGCGCGCTCGTGAAGAACCCGAACTGCTCGACGATCACGATGGTCCCGACGCTGGCGGCGCTCACCGACTTCGGCCTCGAGCGCGTCCACGTCTCGACGCTCCAGGCGGTCTCGGGTGCGGGCTACTCGGGCGTGACGTCGATGGAGATCCTCGACAACGTCATCCCCTACATCGGCGGCGAGGAGGAGAAGATGGAGACGGAGAGCCGCAAGCTCCTCGGCGAGTTCGACGGGAGCGAGATCCGGTGGCACGACGTCGACGTCTCCGCGTCGTGTAACCGCGTCGCGACGCTCGACGGCCACCTCGAGAACGTCTGGGCGGAGCTCTCGGAGAACCCGACCATCGCCGACATCTACGAGGCCTTCGAAGCCTACCCGTCGCAGGAGCTCCACTCGGCGCCCGACCCGCTCATCGAGACGTTCGACGAGCCGGACCGACCGCAGCCTCGCCTCGACCGGTTCCTCGGCGACGGGATGGCGGTGGCGGCGGGCGGCGTGCAGGAGACGCCGGCCGGTATCCAGTACAACTGCCTCGCGCACAACACGATTCGCGGTGCGGCGGGCGCGTCCGTGCTGAACGGCGAGCTGCTCGCGCGCGACGGCTGGCTCTAG
- a CDS encoding 30S ribosomal protein S17e, producing the protein MAIKPDYVKKTGNILLERYPDAFSRKDFEHNKEAVQELTNIESKEVRNRIAGYITHKRN; encoded by the coding sequence ATGGCCATCAAGCCCGACTACGTCAAGAAGACGGGGAACATCCTCCTCGAACGCTACCCGGACGCCTTCAGCCGCAAGGACTTCGAGCACAACAAGGAGGCCGTTCAGGAGCTCACGAACATCGAGTCGAAGGAAGTCCGCAACCGCATCGCGGGCTACATCACGCACAAGCGCAACTAG